The Glycine soja cultivar W05 chromosome 9, ASM419377v2, whole genome shotgun sequence sequence GCACCAAAGCCAATGCCAGAACTAACCAATGGGCGATAAAGTTGGTGGACAACACTCTCGTCATATTGGGAATGTTCAACCCAAGTAATCTACAACAGTGTAATTTACCTTCAGTCAATCTGGTGATTATTACAAATTCAAAGCaatatattaaagatattttaagatATGCAAAGCCTAGTTACTTCAATAAAGTAGTTCCAGTAATATTTTCACCAGGAGGAAAACACTCATCTCCTAATCACTGTAGAAGTACAAActtgacaacaacaaaaaactcAAATACTAAATGTAAATAGAGAAAGGGATACCATTAAAAGCactaattgaaaaaagaaagaagaaattgcaagaattaAACATAAATGGAATTAGGGAGGTTTTTGCATATAATAAGCATAGCCCACACTCAATAACAAAGAAATTGTAAAACCCTaggttaatattaaattaatatcccAACTTAGAAGTCCCttgaaaggattaaaaaaatggaacaaATTTCAAAAGGTTTATGCACAGGGAAATCACAACGGATTTAGCttattatagattttttaatatgatagcAATGAAGGATTGGTCATATTAAAGGGCATGAATTACCACATTAACAGGCAGGGGTACCATATATACTATAATTGGACTGGATGCACACATCACTATCATACAGAGCATATTCAATCCAATGACACCATACCCATGGATTGGCTTGATAAACCTTGTTTCAATCATTTCTAAGAGTAGTCAACAATTTAAgtacataattataaataatttagggAAACTTTGGGGAAAAATATAGTACAACAAGAGCATGAAAAACGGTACAGTGAGATTAGGTTCATTCCATATTAGAACAGTCCTAGTAAACAAGAGACCTATAGCCACAAATGACACCATCAATGCTTCATAATATAGAGCAGGTATGATGGAATCAAGCACAAGCTCTTGCTAAACTAAAATGTCAGCCATAACAAACCACATCATTCAtactaaaagtaataaaaaaatccaaaaatattttttaaaaattgaacctCCAGCAAGCATGAGATGATGCAATGcaatacaaaagaaaataagtgtctAAAATATCTTATTGTAGCACTTACCTTGGAGAAACCATTGGGCATATCCTGAATAACACAGCCAGAGGGAAGCCTCCTGCAGCTCATTAATGGATGTGAATTGGTAACATTACGACCAATGTCAACTGAAACATCAACCACAGCCCATACACCTTCGCCGTGCTGCTTGCTATACCTGAGGAAACTCAATGAACGAGCAGGGACTAGTGGAGAAAGCAATTGAACCTCAGCAAGCATCTGAAAAGCATTCCATAATCAGTTGAAGCCAAATATAGCAAAGGCCAAACACACAGTGAAGAAACATACCACTTGCAAAGCTCCACTTCTGCTTTCACCCATGCCACTAGACAGTACTTCCAAAGTGGCAGCACTAGCAATCATAGATGAAAACATCTCCGCCCATCGATCCTGTTGgcataaatgataaattaaaaaaaaaaaaaaaaatcaactgtGACAAATTTAAGACCAAATAATCATCATAGTCAATCACAAGTTATTAACATATCATATTGTTCTACAATAaaatttctttgaattatatgcCATATTTTATGAACTTTGAAGATAAATATGGCATACAATACAGTGAAGCTTCTTTTGAATTTATTCTTGATTTGTAAATGACTGGTCTAAATCTccaataaaatcaattaaacttcAACTAAGACTAAGATATTAGGTGTCATACCACATCCATCAATGTTTCAACAATGCCCAAACTGCTGGCTGGTACTACTCCGGTCCCTCTTGTAGCTTCAGTCACATAACCAGCAGGTTTTGATCCAACATAAGGAGAAAACAGTCTTGCATACTCATCATGGTTGAGTACTTCATTCCTGCCATCAGAGCTCTTAATCCAAAGAGAGGTATCTGGCTGAGCCAtcttaattaattcattcataGCATTTAATGCAAGGTCTAAAAGCATAGATCTCTCAAGCTGGATTTCATTTCCCATCATTCCCATTGGTGATCTAGCACCCATACTAGACATCCCAGGTGAGGAGCCCATAACTCCATCTCCCACATCAAATCCCATTGGCAAGGACATGCCAAAATTGCTTGGACCACCAATTCCATTTCTTCCAATAGCAAGCTCTAGACCAGAATTTGAGGGTGGCAGAGCCATAGGACTGGCCAGTGGCGAGAGTGGCCGGCCCAGGAACTTGTTTGCCAATGCACATATTCGGTTCAGTTCATCCTTCAGTCGAGCATTTTCCATTCTAGTTTGGTGCTCCTCCAAGGAAATTTGACCAGGAATGGCTGGGCCACCACAGTTGTTACATGTCGGATTTGCCAAAGCATCCTTCATTACACTGTTCTCAGCTCGGAGCTTGTCGTTTTCCTGCCTAAGAATCATGTTCTCATGGCGTTCCAGTTGTGTCTGATTCAAGAAAAGCAATTCATTTAGTAAAACATCCACAATGGCATCAACAAAATGTATAAATGAGAACAAATACCAATGTATACCAACTGGAACCAAAGCACATGTCCCTATTTCATATCTCTCTCCCTACCCCCACCCCCGATTTTAAATCACGGTTCAGTTTTGTAGCAACCCTTGATATTGTGGGAAGCCAGGAAATTGCCGACACATGCAGCTGACAGCCACAATTGTGATCGCAATACAATTTCACCCAAAAAACTTGACATTGTTGCCAAAATCACAATTACGGACTATTTTGTAAAACTTCAACCAtcagcccccccccccccccaaatggTAATAACGCTTTGACCGAAAGAAATAACGATAATGTTACTTTTTAACCACCACTTATCCTTTAATTAAAGAGACAAGTAACGGAGccaatgatttttataattcaaCCATCCCCCCCAAAATTAGGTAATAATGCTTCAGCGAAAGATAACGATAATGCTACTTTTTAACCACTTATCCTTTAATTAAAGGGACAGGTAACGGAGCCAagtgatttttataaaacttcaaCCATCCCCCCCTCCCCAAATTAGGTAATAACGCTTTGGTCGAAAGACATTACGATAATGTTTTTAACCGCCTATATTTTATTAAAGGAGCAACTAACGGAGCCAAGTGATTTTTGTAAAGCTTCATCCTCACATCCCGCCCCCGAAAATTAGGTAATAACACTTCcgccaaaaaaataacaaccgATAacgataattttaatttttaaatacttattctttaattaaagAGATAAGTAACGGATCCAACCGATTTTAATCCGTTCCAACTTACCTTCATTTGGGTTCGTCGATTCTGAAACCAGAACTTGACTTGCTTGTTCTCCAAGCCAAGCCTCTTGCTAAGATCAGTTCTTTGCTTCTCATCAGGATGAGGACACTCCTTGAAAAACCTAAAACAAAgacagcaaaaaaataaaaatcaacccTAGCAAACATATTGTTACAGATAATCACATTTTGTAAAAAAGATTTGAGAATTTCATAGAGCCATACGCTTCAAGCTCCTGAATTTGTTGAGGGGTGTGTCTGtggtatttcttcttctttttatgtGGCTGATCATCCCCAGCATCCTGGTCATCACCAGATCCGCCATCAAAATTGTCACTTCCAGACCGGCTTTcatactcatcgtccctcagCCTCCCCAGCAAATTACTAGTATCAAAACTTTCTCCGATTTGACCCATCTCGCTATGGCCTTCCATTCTCCTTTGCTGCAGAATAATAGTCCAATtagcaacaataacaacaaggATTAGTAGTAACATGCACAAATCAAATTCATAATCcatacaaaagcaaacaacaaaacatgATACATAAAGGGAGTTCTAAATCAAAGGGGAGATGAAGCATACAGCA is a genomic window containing:
- the LOC114367252 gene encoding homeobox-leucine zipper protein ANTHOCYANINLESS 2-like isoform X2 is translated as MEGHSEMGQIGESFDTSNLLGRLRDDEYESRSGSDNFDGGSGDDQDAGDDQPHKKKKKYHRHTPQQIQELEAFFKECPHPDEKQRTDLSKRLGLENKQVKFWFQNRRTQMKTQLERHENMILRQENDKLRAENSVMKDALANPTCNNCGGPAIPGQISLEEHQTRMENARLKDELNRICALANKFLGRPLSPLASPMALPPSNSGLELAIGRNGIGGPSNFGMSLPMGFDVGDGVMGSSPGMSSMGARSPMGMMGNEIQLERSMLLDLALNAMNELIKMAQPDTSLWIKSSDGRNEVLNHDEYARLFSPYVGSKPAGYVTEATRGTGVVPASSLGIVETLMDVDRWAEMFSSMIASAATLEVLSSGMGESRSGALQVMLAEVQLLSPLVPARSLSFLRYSKQHGEGVWAVVDVSVDIGRNVTNSHPLMSCRRLPSGCVIQDMPNGFSKITWVEHSQYDESVVHQLYRPLVSSGIGFGAQRWIATLLRQCDCLAILMSQIPSEDPTVISLEGKKNMLKLAQRMTEYFCSGICASSVRKWEILNIGNLADDMRIMARKINMDDPTEAPGIVLSASTSVWMPVSRQRVFDFLRDENLRGEWDMLSKDGPMKEMLHIAKGQDRGNCVSILHSANSECNVLYLQESWTDASGSLVVYSPINMQALNMVMNCGDSSFVALRPSGFAILPDGASNNGDGSDGGGSCLLTVGLQMLPNGDQSTKFTMESVVTVNSLISNTIQKVKDALGVA
- the LOC114367252 gene encoding homeobox-leucine zipper protein ANTHOCYANINLESS 2-like isoform X1, with protein sequence MASVYTVDPHLFSSPFDISKQNPSTLNLAAQRRMEGHSEMGQIGESFDTSNLLGRLRDDEYESRSGSDNFDGGSGDDQDAGDDQPHKKKKKYHRHTPQQIQELEAFFKECPHPDEKQRTDLSKRLGLENKQVKFWFQNRRTQMKTQLERHENMILRQENDKLRAENSVMKDALANPTCNNCGGPAIPGQISLEEHQTRMENARLKDELNRICALANKFLGRPLSPLASPMALPPSNSGLELAIGRNGIGGPSNFGMSLPMGFDVGDGVMGSSPGMSSMGARSPMGMMGNEIQLERSMLLDLALNAMNELIKMAQPDTSLWIKSSDGRNEVLNHDEYARLFSPYVGSKPAGYVTEATRGTGVVPASSLGIVETLMDVDRWAEMFSSMIASAATLEVLSSGMGESRSGALQVMLAEVQLLSPLVPARSLSFLRYSKQHGEGVWAVVDVSVDIGRNVTNSHPLMSCRRLPSGCVIQDMPNGFSKITWVEHSQYDESVVHQLYRPLVSSGIGFGAQRWIATLLRQCDCLAILMSQIPSEDPTVISLEGKKNMLKLAQRMTEYFCSGICASSVRKWEILNIGNLADDMRIMARKINMDDPTEAPGIVLSASTSVWMPVSRQRVFDFLRDENLRGEWDMLSKDGPMKEMLHIAKGQDRGNCVSILHSANSECNVLYLQESWTDASGSLVVYSPINMQALNMVMNCGDSSFVALRPSGFAILPDGASNNGDGSDGGGSCLLTVGLQMLPNGDQSTKFTMESVVTVNSLISNTIQKVKDALGVA